In the genome of Eulemur rufifrons isolate Redbay chromosome 27, OSU_ERuf_1, whole genome shotgun sequence, one region contains:
- the ZNF648 gene encoding zinc finger protein 648 translates to MAQVDSQDRWGEVSPLRSLTQEAHDSQMLSLNLESEEEDDRETGDKEGTGDLAACPRGSSPATHDNPASQHSPGKEEEKFSDYFTGKGVGQKPTEMPGKASWGREVSKITQTLGTLPSGLSHKLLGQMQPPRDSLHGGDDGYRSANQDAALDVTSSLPGTGKYSCVQKVVEASPDISSPACFPRPGSSWDLPTRDTHTPAQGSAVPASLAAAVLAKTRISRKGQSQAGAREARQAEARPYRCLRGGQAFQKPSKPPSPAETRGGAKPYACELCGKAYSHRGTLQQHRRLHTGERPYRCPFCDKAYTWSSDHRKHIRTHTGEKPYPCPDCGKAFVRSSDLRKHQRNMHSNNKPFPCAECGLTFNKPLSLLRHQRTHLGAKPFRCPACDREFAVASRMVEHQRVHSGERPFPCLTCGKCFTKSSNLYEHQTLHTGQRPFKCADCGVAFAQPSRLVRHQRIHTGERPFPCTECGQAFARSSTLKRHQQIHSGEKGFLCAECGKAFRIASELAQHIRMHNGERPYQCEDCGQAFTRSNHLQRHRAKHGTYKKEPIPSASDE, encoded by the coding sequence ATGGCACAAGTGGACTCCCAGGACAGGTGGGGCGAAGTGTCCCCTCTCCGCAGCTTGACTCAGGAGGCTCACGACAGCCAGATGCTAAGCCTGAACTTAGAGAGTGAGGAGGAAGATGATAGGGAGACAGGAGATAAAGAGGGCACTGGGGACCTGGCAGCCTGTCCAAGGGGCAGCTCCCCAGCAACTCACGACAATCCAGCCTCCCAGCATTCACccgggaaagaggaagagaaattctCTGATTATTTCACTGGTAAGGGCGTGGGGCAGAAACCGACGGAGATGCCTGGGAAGGCCAGCTGGGGAAGAGAGGTGTCAAAGATCACGCAGACCCTGGGTACCCTTCCCAGCGGCCTCTCTCATAAGTTGTTAGGTCAGATGCAACCTCCTAGGGACTCACTACATGGGGGCGACGATGGATACAGGAGTGCAAACCAGGATGCAGCTTTGGATGTCACATCTAGCTTACCCGGCACTGGAAAGTATTCTTGCGTGCAGAAAGTTGTAGAAGCGTCCCCAGACATCTCTTCCCCGGCGTGTTTCCCCAGGCCAGGGAGCAGCTGGGACCTCCCCACGcgggacacacacacacctgcccaggGGTCGGCCGTCCCAGCCAGCCTGGCAGCCGCTGTACTGGCAAAAACGCGTATTAGTAGGAAGGGCCAGAGCCAAGCGGGCGCGCGCGAGGCCAGGCAGGCGGAGGCGCGTCCCTACAGGTGCCTGCGAGGCGGCCAGGCCTTCCAGAAGCCCAGCAAACCGCCGAGCCCCGCGGAGACGCGCGGTGGCGCCAAGCCTTACGCGTGCGAGCTGTGCGGGAAGGCCTACTCCCACCGGGGCACACTTCAGCAGCACCGGCGCCTGCACACGGGCGAGCGGCCCTACCGGTGCCCCTTCTGCGACAAGGCCTACACCTGGTCCTCCGACCACCGCAAGCATATCCGCACTCACACTGGCGAGAAACCCTACCCGTGCCCGGACTGCGGAAAGGCCTTCGTGCGCTCCTCGGACCTGCGCAAACACCAACGCAACATGCACAGCAACAACAAGCCCTTCCCGTGCGCCGAGTGCGGCCTGACTTTCAACAAGCCGCTGTCGCTGCTGCGCCACCAGCGCACGCACCTGGGCGCGAAGCCCTTCCGCTGCCCCGCCTGCGACCGGGAGTTCGCTGTGGCCAGCAGAATGGTGGAGCACCAGCGCGTGCACTCGGGCGAGCGGCCCTTCCCCTGCCTTACCTGCGGCAAGTGCTTCACCAAATCCTCCAACCTGTACGAGCACCAGACGCTGCACACCGGCCAGAGGCCCTTCAAGTGCGCCGACTGCGGGGTGGCCTTCGCGCAGCCCTCGCGCCTTGTTCGCCACCAGCGCATCCACACCGGCGAGAGGCCCTTTCCTTGCACGGAGTGCGGCCAGGCCTTTGCCCGCTCCTCCACCCTGAAGCGGCACCAACAGATCCACTCCGGGGAGAAGGGCTTCCTCTGTGCGGAGTGCGGCAAGGCCTTCCGCATTGCCTCGGAGCTGGCCCAGCACATCCGGATGCACAACGGGGAGAGGCCCTACCAGTGCGAGGACTGCGGCCAGGCCTTCACCCGGTCCAATCACCTCCAGCGACACCGAGCCAAGCATGGCACCTACAAGAAGGAGCCCATCCCTTCTGCTTCTGACGAATGA